The nucleotide sequence GGCCAATCTCATCACATAAGAAAATATAGCATCTCCTTTCAAAATCAGCAGAATCTGCTTCGGTAAAGTTCAGAGTCTGACCCATCATGGTCAGTGGGAGCTCTAACCATTGCTCATTCCTGCCTTTCAGATTCACCAAGATGAAGACAGCCACCAACATTTACATCTTTAACCTCGCCCTGGctgacaccctgtgcctgatGACCTTGCCCTTCCAGGGAACAGACACATTCCTGGGCTTCTGGCCCTTTGGCAATGTCCTGTGCAAGATTGCCATCTCCATTGACTACTACAACATGTTCACCAGCACCTTCACGCTGACCATGATGAGCGTGGACCGCTACATTGCCATCTGCCACCCCATCAAAGCCCTGGACATCCGCACGCCCCACAAGGCCAAGGTGGTCAATGTTTGCATCTGGGCACTGGCTTCTGTCTTTGGCATCCCAGCCATGGTGATGGGATCTGCAGAGAACGAGAACAACGGTCAGTAAAACTGCACCCAGCGGGAGGGACACGagagcccagggagaggggggCCAGTTTCATCACTggggtgagctctgtgctgtaAAATCATCTTAACCCTGCCCCTGCCTCTCtgcatcactgctgctgcttttctagTGTCAAACATGGAATTGTTATGTGAGGAATTGAACATCAGAGTTGTTATGTTAAGTTGGGAAagcctctaagatcatcaagtctaCCCATTAACCTAACTAACCAAACTAATCTGAATGTGCAGTTGTTTTTCTGCTTGATCTGCGTTTGTTgatcttccttccttttttgtttctttaactCTTGCAGAGATCGATTGTCTAATTAAGCTCCCTTCTCCCGTGGACTACTGGGATCCAGTGTTTGGCATCTgtgtctttctcttctcctttatGATCCCTGTGTTGATCATCACCATTTGCTACAGCCTCATGATCAGGCGGCTCAAGAACGTCCGTGTCCTCTCGGGCTCCAAGGAGAAGGACCGCAACCTGCGGCGCATCACCCGCatggtgctggtggtggtggcagtCTTCATCGTTTGCTGGACTCCCATCCAGATCTTCGTGCTGGTGCAGTGCTTGGGTGCCAAGGCAGAGAGCGAGCTGGAGCTGGCCATCTCCTGCTTCTGCACCGCGCTGGGATACGCCAACAGCAGCCTGAACCCCGTGCTCTACGCCTTCCTGGATGAGAACTTCAAGGCGTGCTTCAAGAAGTTCTGCTTCCCCACCGCCTTCAGGACCGAGCTCCAGATGTCCAACAGGATGTGCAGCATCGCCAAGGATGTGGCCTACGCCTGCAAGAACTCAGAGGGGACTAACAATCCGGCCTGACTAGGCATGGAAATCCCCATGGTGGCTGTCGCCCAGCAGAGTCCGACCACCCCCACGTCAGAACTGACTCAGATAACGGCCCTTTAGCAGGACCCCAAAACTGAGAGGTGAGAAACCAAGGAAACAATTGTGGGGGTTGGGAGACCAGGATTCtgcaagagcaagcagagaaaGTGAGCCCGtttgatgcatttttaattccAGTGCATCCTGCACTAAGGAATGTGTTTGAAATCAGTCCGCTGATTCCTGCAAAACCCTGGGAGTTTGCAACATTATTGAGAGTTTGGGAATTAAGGATTTAAAATAGGCATCGCTCCTGGGGCTtacacttctgctgctgctgctgggagacaGACAGAATGTGAACTCTTgcattgcttttttcctccctgggTGGAGATGTTAACAGCTCGCCTGGCTCACCAGGCGCTTGTGTGCGGGTTTGCCTCCTGTGCCATCGCTCTGAAATCAGACTTTGCTGCAGCCAAAGTGGGCAGGAGCCATCAGACAAAACCCAAGATCATCTCCAGGATGAGTCATCGCACAGGGAAggatgcagggagggagaggagggagctgacGGGAAGAGGAATTCAAACTGCCTTGGAAGgacagcaccagctcctgcagatgGGATCTGCAGTGAACCCCCCCGtcagaggggagcagggtggggagaAGGGACTGTCAGAACTGATGGTGTAGCtctgaagaggaggaaaaaaaaaagactaatgAAATGAACACAATTTCTCATTTACATGCTGCTactactgttttttttttttaaactgtatttccAGTGTAACAATGGACAGAATGTGTCTGTATATACATGTCTGTAGTGGAATAGGTGCAGATACATGGTAGGATTTCACCTTACCAAGCATGCCTTGGGCATCTTCCTCagtgagaggaggaaggaatgaagtGGCCTATAGAcacatgtatttatatatagGAAAAGCCATTTTGGAGAAGTCAGAATGGCAGCTCTTCCAGAAGACATGGACATTCCTGGTGGGAGGAGGCAGCCTAAAACAGTCCCACCCACTCCACATGGGATAGGTGGGGTACAAACCATACAAAACCTGGGGTTCTGTggtttgttttatgtttttaactGAAATGAGACCCACAATGCTGAAAGCATGTGGGAAGTGCTGCCTGGGTATCACCCCTCCTGCCAACCATGGactgatttttctctcccaaagTAGGCCAGAGCTTTGTGGAAAATGAAATGTCCTGTCATTTCACTTGATAACAAAAGCTTCCCCAAAGAGTTTCACCACTGGAGtgccctctgtgctggggagagcagcaggctggggttGTTCCTGCAGCACAACAGCCCCAGGAAATCTGGGCAGTGGTGGCCAGTGGTGCTGATGGGGGAGCAAAGCACCAACCTCCACCTGGAGATGGGAGGTCAATTCCAACATGAGAACCAGCAGTGTCACCTGGACTGTACAGATTCCAATGTGAATATATTTCTTGTGCTCTGATCTATGagattctgtatttttaatgtattgatctgcaaatattttaatgctgtCATGTTCTTTCTATATGCTGTACAAAGGAACTGGATGTTATATTTCTATGTAGAGTGTTTCTCTCATGGTTGGGCTTAAAATATAGATGCAATTCCAGTGTCCCACGTGTAGGACCCAGATCCCTTGTAAACTGCTCAAGCTGGGAGGATTTTGATGCTGATTAACATTTGATTGGGAATCTGGATGTGTACCAGAGCAAACTTTGCACTTTGCTCTTCCCCACACCAAtctggagggaggaggaaatctGGGCACTTTAAGCACTTTGCAGTGGATGTTAATCCCCTAGCCCTCACCAGGAAATCCCATATAAACCCCAGGCATGTGAAGAACAGCTCCTTGAGAattgtgctgctggcaggctgcATCCATGCCATTGGAAAACTGGGTTAGGTGGGATGTTTGTGGGTGGTAACAGCACTGGGCAGTGAGACACCTTGGGTCTGCTCAGCCCCCAGCTGTGGGATGGTCTGATGGGGTCTGGGAGTGGTTGGGGCTGAAGCTGGGAACTGACTGACAGGCTGTTCTTACCTTTAGGGAGCAGGAGAACATTCATTAGTGGCTGGCCAAGGAAAAACCACACTCCCTTTGTCGTTCTTGGCTGGGTTTTTAAATAGATTTAtgtcctctggaaaaaaaataccagtgtttggcattttttaaatatggatTTTGTTATAATGACTATGCTGCAACAATCTTACCTAATCAAGTACTTAATAAATGTGTGTTTACCAAGCTTTTGGGTATTTCCACAGCCCTTGCAGTGAATGTGTTTAGGCATTCTGTTCAATGCTCAGTGAAGTTTATTATGAGAAGAGCAGCAAACACCTGAAAGCAAAACTGTTGTACTGTGCCTCAGGAGTTACAGGCTCATGGTCAGCTGGATGGCTTTAGTGCTGGCTCTGTAATTCCCTCTGGAAGTGGTTGTGTTGGTGTGATTTTTACAACTGCCGCAGTGTAAATGACATTTAGGTGGCTACTTGTGTGctttaataaaggaaaattaaaccCCATGTGGTTTGGATGATAATCTGGAAGAGTTCACTGGGTGGATTTGGAACGTCTCAGCCCATCCCTTTGAAGTGAGATCAGTGGGAACTTCTGTTACACAGACAGCTTGGTCTGTAGTGAACACAGGAACAGAAGATGTGAAAATTGGGTCCCGGTTCTTGCAAAGGGCAGCTGTGATGGGTTGCAGGCAGCTGTTAGAGGCGAAGTCTGCTGAAGGATGAAAACAGCTCTTCccacctcctctccccacaATTCCCAGGAGTTATGGGGTTAGGTGTGACCTGGGAGAACAATAAATTGCAGATCTGTTCTGAAAATGAAGCCAAGGCCATATTCTATAGGAAAGATGGATCAGACAGTGAGATGTGCAATAAGAAAAGtgctttctctctgcagagatCAATATTCCTACCCAAGCAGGTAAATATCAggagaggtttttttattagcagtggtggttttcttcttaaaaaagaagtaaattggtgagaaaaagaatggaaatccttgtttttcttctagttCAGTTAATTATAATTATCCAGGGGTGAGTTCTTACAGCAAAACCATAAACCAAAGTGCTTTAttcaggattttgggatttATTAACATAGCAAAtattctctctgctgctggtggctgaaATCAAGtgctggaaaaggctgaggaaTGGATGAGCTGGGGACTGAGCTCTGCCCCAAGCAGCTCCTTGGCTCTTGGTAAATCTGGGCAGAGATCTGGCTTTGCAAGAACCAGatctccctttctctccctcaGCCAACAACACTCACTCCTCCATCAATTACCACTTCTAACAGCAAAAATAAGGAGCAGAATTTGCACTTTCACTGAGGTTTGGATGGACAACACCCTCAGGCACGTGGTGGGGTTCTAGGTGTTGTtccctgcagggtcaggagttCCTCtctgatccctgtgggtcccttccagctctgaatGTTCTATGGTTTATGGTTTtatcccttccagctctggatgTTCTGTGGTTTATGGTTTTATGCCTTAggaagagctgagctggggttACCCTTTACTGAGCTGCAGGTCAGAGGGGGGTTGTTTGCTTTGGGTGAGTATTCAGCTGAAATCCCTCTCCCCAAGCCCACAGCCATAGCAGCCACAAAACCTTTCCCCTGCTCCAAATGCCTCTggcccccagggctggagacAACTTCAGCAGGTGGGAGAAACCCAACTGCAGAAAGAACAAAGATGTGTGGGGCCCTTGTGgtgcctctgctccagagcttGACTTGCCCTGAGGAAGACCCTGCCTGAGGCTGAGCAGTTGCCATGTCTGTTTTCACAAGTTTTTTATGAGAAGTTAGACTgtaaatctgtcttttttttttaaattatcttttcctttttttctctctaggGAGGTTTGTTAACTATTTAAAGAGCTGTCACTGGGCTCCAGTATCCCTCTGGATACTCTGGAATATCATTGCAGGGTACAACAAtgtgtgtccagagaagggtgCCTCTCACCCTGCAATGCTTTATAGGGAAGGCTGATACTCTCCATAGTTAGAgctcctttttttaaatgaaaaggatctccagcagcagctggtgtggGTGCAGCCTTTGATATCTGCTCAAAAGAGAGACTCAGACTGGCAGCAAAGCAGGCTCTGCCAGAAAAACTCCAGCTTGCTTTCCCACTCATTTTGCTGTGCTTCCCCTCAGCTATTTTTGTGGATATTTATGCAAAAGCaaatttctccttccttcaaCAGGAGAATCTCCTTCGGACacatcccaggctgcagccctgagtgTGCAGTCGTGGCAGCAGATCTCACCACTGTGACTTTGCAGAATTTTTGGTTATTCCCACCCCAGATCTTCACCCGCCaacccctgcccagggcagtctGAAGGACCAGATTTTGCCCAccagccttctcctctgctgaggAGAACCACGGAGCTGagatgggagggatggagggtAGAATCCAGCAGCAACAGGTGTAGGAGGGAAAGTTGTCCCACCTCTGTGGTGAGGACTGCTTGTGAGTTGGGGAGGctgaagaaaggagagaaggggaCAAAGGGaacctgttggagcaagtctagaggaggccacaaaaatcacaaaaagggctggagcatctcaactacagagacaggctgagagagcagggggtgttcagccaggagaaggctctggggagacctcagagcctcTTCCatgcctaaaggggctccagagggctggagaggggctttggacaaggggaaatggcttcaacCTGCTAGAAGCCAGGTTAGATTGgatgttgggaagaaattcttccctgtgagggtggtgaggccctggcacagattgctcagagaagctgctccatccctggaaatgttcaaggccaggttgaaaaaacctggtctagtggaaggtgtccctgcccatggcaggggctggaatgaaACATCCTTTAAGATTCTGTCCCAGCCAAACCaatctatgattctgtgattctaggaAATGGAAGGTGGGAAGAGCAGCCCATAATCCAAAAGTCCTGGTGCTGCATGGGGAACAGAGATGGACTATAAGAAAGTAGAGCATGTGCTGTGTGATGCTGATGGATGTTTGGCACGGGAGTTTTTGGACCCCTTCTTGTCAtgtctgagctgctgcctgcctaTTTTGAGTGGCCCACAGGGGCTGCATGCACTTGCCCTACTGCCTATTTAGACTGGGGATTCATGACAACCTTGCTCAAAATGTGGCAGCAGAAGTACCAAGGTCACAGTTCCTTTTGAAAGGGGGAGTTTTAGGGATTTTCCAAGCAAAGGGATTGCTGTTAGATTGGGTGCTGTTCAAAGAGGCCCATGGCTCACAAACTCCCTTTGTTCCTGCTTTCAGCACTCTGAGGCCTGGATAGATTTCGTGGCAGAATGAAATAATCAATAAATAGAGCCACATGGTTTTGTATCTTGGCAACAATGATGCTGCTGAACCATGTAAACTGActttgctctctctccctcaGTGCAGAGATCCCttctggctgcagggaaggagtgATGCCAGCTCTCCACAGTGCTGGGGGACACTGACAGCCCCTTCTCCCATCTCAGGGTCTCTGCTTCAGCAGCCCCTGAACTGTCCTTGGGTTAGAAAGTGCACGACAACATCCTACCCCAGCTGGGATCCCCTTCACTCCCACAACACCTCCCATGCTCGGATTCACAGAATCTCACagtcccagaatggtttgggttggaagggaccccaaagatcatctagttccaaccccttgGCATAAGCAGGATTCTTGGGAATTTGGTCTTCCTGTGCCTGAACTGCTGGAAGGGCCCCTGAGAGGAAATCATATCCTGTCCAACCAGCCCACTCTCACAGCAAAAGGGGTTTTTCCTCCAGTCTGTTATTTCTGGGGGAGGATGTAGCCCCAGTGCTGATGGagtctgctgctgccagcagtggtCAGGGAGAGCATGGctgcttccctcccctctggGCCTGAAGccaggcaggaaaggctggagcctggagcagcaccagcactgccaaataGCACATTTTCAGTGTAGTGAAATGAGGAATGATCCTTCAAGAAACCAAGCAGGAAACTTGATTTTTCCAAGGAAACCACTGAAAGAATCAGCATCTTCCCATAGACTGGTTTTGGCTGCATTAGATCACCATTTTCCTGGCCACAAAGAGGAGCCTGAGCTGGCTCTGTCCATTCAATAAACAtcagtttctctgtgtgtttccaGCCTGGCATGTGCAGTGAATGCTCCAAGAACAGCTCATGTCATGCTGATTTCATTCAGTGACGAGGAATAAAAACAGAAGCTCTGTAGTCAACATGAAATTAAGATTAATGGCTGTTCAGGTTGATTTCCTCTGTGTGAAACAAGCCCCATATTGCGACTTGGCTATTTAATGTTTGCTCAGTGTTAGGCATTAATAGCAACTTCTCCACATGCACAGGTCATTTGCTCACATATTTTGGAGTTTCCCTCATCTCAGCCTTGCACTGCTCTTGTGCGTTTAACCCCAGAggaaatcatagaatcacaggatggattgtgctggaagggaccttaaatgTCATCTACCCAACCTTCATGACATTAACATTTCTGGAGATAATCACCTGCCTCCAGGGACCCAGCACAAAGGGGCAGAAAATGAGcccagcccctggtgctggTGTTTATCCCTGTCCCTGCATTCCAGAGGTGACTGGGAGGTGGCAGTGGAAAGCCAACCAGGGCTCTCCCTGTGGTTTGCTTTGGCATCTGCACCGGGGTTTTATTTACATGTGCTTGGCTGGAAAACTGCTTCATCTTCTGGTGAGTGTCAGCAATGCCACCGAGCCCTTCTGCCTGGGGCTATCCCCCAGGAACTGTGGAGGATGTgctcaagaccaggctggatgaggctctgagtaTCCTGGTtagtggaaggtgaccctgcccacagcagggcgttgaaactggatgatctttaacgtcctttccaacccaaaccaatctgtgattctgtgatcctgtgattctgtgagtctgtcagtctgtcagtctgtgAATCTGTCAGTCTGTGAATCTGTCAGTCTGTGATTccacaattctgtgattccacaattctgtgattctgtgatggcATGATTCTGGAGTCTGTGAgtctatgattccatgattccatgattccatgattctgtgattctgtgagctGTTGGCTCTGCCTTGCCCCATCCATCATGAAATGGTGGCCATCAGCctcacatcccagctccttcagtgGATGAAGGAGCTCAGCTGGGTGTGGCCATGGCATGAAGGATCCTGCTGAACCCATCACAGGGATGAGGGAAATTTAATTACATCTGTAGGATTTCCATcaatgctgagcagcagcaagctgggTCTCAGGGGAGATTTTTCATTGTGTTGAAATCTGACTTTGTTAATTACCAGTCTCTGATCTCATTTGAGGGTTAAGTTTATGAAACAGAATCCTTATTTCTCTGATTTCCTTATTCAGCTGGTTTATTGAGTCGTGTGCAGGAGATGGTTTTGGACTTCAGAACCTCCCAAGGTGTCTCACACTTCTGGCATGAGCTGTGCAGGAGAAGCATTGGAGCAAGGGGAGGTGATGGAGATGgtgaaagacagagaaagaaaacatcttgGGGAAACTGAACATGAGGACAAAGGTCTTGCTGCCAAATTATAGCTCCTTTTACCCCCAAAGGGAGCTCCCCCTTCCCACATGGGAAGCACCCAGAGCCCCCAccccaggcagccagggaaCATTGTGGTGGGGGGCTTTAGCAGAGGGACTCCAGCCTTTGGTGCACCCCAGGCTGTTCACTTCCTCATGGGGAAAGCTTCCCATCCTCTGTTTACCCAGGAAGCACCAGACTTGGCTGTAGACAGTCAGTAGAGTGCCTGGTCTTTATCTACACATcaaatttactttcttttttaaagagaaaatagcCACTGAACAGCCCTTGAAGCTTGGGGCTAGTGTCTAATTCCACTTGAAGAGCTTTGTTAGATAATTGCAGtatttttctgagagaaaatagAACAATCAAGGCTTGTAATTAAAAGCCATTCAGGCAGCTTTGATCCTTCTCTCTGCATCTTCACTTACCAAAAACAAATGCCAACGAGGACTCATGGCAATATTTACAGTCACTATTTTTGGCCTTTGCCTCTAAATTAGCTCCTCTTCCTCGCTTCCAGTCAaaaggaggaggatggagggaaaTAAGGCTTGTGGCTTTTCAACAGGTGATtctttggaaagatttttttggaGGATCCCTGATATCATAGAATAATTAAGTTTAGAGAAGCTCAACGAGTCCAACTATCACACACTTAGCACACCACCACATTCACCACTAAACTAAATGAAATGTCACACACAGAGGTTTTTTGAACACTTtggggatggtgactccaccactgtcCTGGGAAGCCTTTTCCAGGGCTTGATCacccttttggtgaaaaaatatttccaaataccAAAtcaaacctcctctggcacaacttgaggccctttcctctcatcctgtcattCCATGATGACAAGCCTGGAGCTCCTCTGGAGGCCTCAGAGCTGCCATAGAACAAatttttcaccccaaaacagCCTCCAGGCACAACCTCAGCTGCAGTGGGGGTGTGGATGGGACAAGACCCACACACTCCGCCCTGGGCATGAacaaggagctgccagggccGTGTCCCACAGCCCACAGGGGATCCTCATGACTCACTGTGAGTGGGAATCCAGCCTGGGAAGTCCCctctccttcagcagcaggcGGGAATGTCAAACCTTGATGTCCTGAGACCCTGTGAAAGCACCAGACTGGGCTTGTTTCTCCCAAAATTGGCAGTAAAGCCAGTGGTTCACCATTTCCTTGGGTTTATGGTGGGACCATCAGCAGCCAGGGGCTCCCTGCAGTCCCAAGGAAACAAGGTGATTGCTACAGGGGTCAGGTTGTACAGAGAAGGGACAAATTCTCTTTCTTGGCTTGATTTGAACACAATCTTCTGGATACCCTTCTGCTTGTCATCTTTTACAGTCAAAGTTTTTGCTTAtccacttttaatttttattttcatatttttctcacaTCAAGATGCTTCTGAGAGCCAGGCTTTCAACTCTCAGTGGggtattatttcttttctcaccCAAAAATCGTGACCAGCCTTAGGGAGGCAGTGTGAGGCTGTGTGAGACCCAGGGGATTAGAGCTTCCCGAGAGAACAAGCTGCAGCACGGCTCGGATGAGGACAATTGATCCAAACAGCCAATATTGCTGTAGAACGAGGACTTTAAAAGCATCAACTGCTTCCGATCCCCCGCCCTAGCTCAGATGCCTGCGTTGAAAGCCTGCGGTGGGAATATGAGCCCTAATTCCCGTTCCAGAGCAGGAAATGGCTCCcagggaggatggagcagagtcctccagggctgtgtcctcaCGGGTGTGACAAAAGGAAGGCGATTCCTCCCCGCAGCAggaacctgctgctgcagggggcaggagcagcagagatgcttCAGCTCCTGCCGTGTCCAGGGAGCTGCGTGGCTGCACTGCACCTTTGAACACATTAACTCAGCACACACTGTCCCCGAAGGACATCCCCCCGGCTTTGAGGCTGAGCTGACTTTGTGCATGGCTGGGAAGGGGttaggaggaggaaggagcccTGGGGTTCCTAATTCAGCCTCCTGCGACCCGGCAGACTTCACACGGGATGCTTGCATTAGGAGGGGATTTATGCTAATAAAGGGGGAATCGCTAATGGGGTTTATTTCCCAGCTTCCAGTCTTCACCATGCAGCTGATGTGGGCTGGTGTGAcaagccagccccagcagtgggaggaaATCCAAAGGAACGAGCTGGCATGCGGGGTTTCCCTGGGGAGATCTGCTGCTAGGAGTGGGCAAGCGtctccctggaggtgttttctGCTCTCCCAGAAGGAGCCGAAGCAGCCTGGCTCCGGATGCTGTGCTCCGAGGGTCTGCCCAGGCACGGAAAGGCCGAATTTTCTGGCTCCCCGCAGGAGCAgagtgccaggctgtgtgtgagGCTGGAGATGCTGCGATGGGGGAAATGCAGCGATGCTGAGCTGAAAGCAGCGAGTGCCGCTTAGCGCCGCCGGGCTGAACCGCACCGGCCGCCCGGGGCTCCGCGGGAGCTGCGGCCTCTCCTGGGCACGGGAGGAGACCTGGCCAACGCAAATCCTTCTCCCCTGCGAGCCTGGCACCCACACGAGGGGCCAAGGCTCGCGTTGGGTGTTTGGCATGGAGAAAATCGTAGATGAAGCAGGATGCTGCCATAGGGAGATGGTGAGATGGGGCTGCTCAGAAAGGGAAAGGGTAGGGGATACAAGAAACGTCTGGAAGTGCCCGTGGAGGATTCAGAGAAGAGTGAACCAGACTCTCCTCAGGGATGTCCAGTGACAGGAGACACGAAACTGGACCATGGAAAATTCCATTAAATCACAGGAAGGAAATTCACTGTTACAGTGGTGAAGTACAGGAACAGGTTGTCCACTGTGgcatctccatccttggagacaTTCAAACCCAAGTGGACACAGTGCTGGGAAATTTAACCCTGCTTGaaccatgctgtgattctgtgactgtcaTGTCTTGTGATTTAATGGAAAAAACTCCAGCAATATCATTGTCATGTCTGAAGTGGTTAGCTCACACTGAAAAGGTCCTTTCCATCTAAAAAAATGTAGTAGTTTTTCTacttaataaaatatattgccTTTCCTAGACCCCCAATGCCAATGAACTGCGATGTTTCAGCTGATTGGGCAGCTTGTGTGAAAGGTGACATAATCTGAGTCAGTTTTCTCACTCAGAGAGGTTTTTCCACCTGGGAAACCCATTGCCAGCAGGTGGCAACCATGCTAAAGCAAAACTCCTGAAGAAGATTTGCCGGGAAGAATGTGCTCTCCTTCATTGTTCTACCACATCTAGCACCTTTAAATATAGAGAAAGCAACAGATTGATCTTGTATCCACACATCTGCGTTTGGTTATCTATAATGAAATTGCCATCCCGAGGAATTGAGGGTTGTCAGTTTTGGTGTTGGGGTGCTCAGGGCACTGAATTGCCCCAAGCAGTCTTACCTGGGGTCTCCACACACACCCACCCATGGCTCTGAGAGCCCTTTTAAGCTGAGAACTGCAGTCTCCTCTCCTTTTGTGTTCCCTGTCCTGCACTTTCCTGGGGGAATTTGGACAGGTAAGAGCCAAGCTTGGTGCCTGGGGTCGGGAGAAAGcttgaaagaaacattttagcTAAGACAGCTTCCCTAAAACCAGTAACATAAAAACTTCACAGGGCTAAAGAGTGTGAGAATGAATTTTCCAAGCTTTCTGTGTGGTGTTTCTGATCTCCAGACTCCCCCAGTCAAGTCCTGGTTTTGTTCAAGCATTTTGACTATTTATCTGTGAAAGAAGACTTTATATCTGCAGTGCTCACTAGAGTTTTTCTTATGGCTTACAAAACACCTTAATTTTGTTACAAACCTaccatgttttattttataatgggcaaaatacaatatatataGCAAAGATATGGCACAAGTAGCATAAATTTTCTCTTGTGAAAAAAGGACCAGTCTCTTTATTCCTCCATGAGGTTTATTTCATTACtcacttttaaataaatatgtatttgacACTTAACAGGAACAActaattcaaaattatttctaacaCAAATTCTCACATTTGTTATAATATTTGTATGTTGTGCTGTTTAGTACTATTTTTGAGACTCAAATCTTCCTTTTGGTCTAAATTTAACAAGACAGAAAAGAGGCAATTTGTGGTGGGGTGGAAGATGGACATCCTTCAAAATCAAAAGAAAGCCATAACACACAGGAACATACATGAACATTAAGAatagtttcttttctcttccaaataCTCATCCTTTGTTTTACTGATGTTTCATTGAAAGTGCTCATTAGCTCTCCTCCATTAAACAATCCTCCCTAATAACTCAGTGATAAAGAACTGAGCTTTGCACTCCTCTGGAACTGGTCTCCAGCCTGTCCGTGCTGTACAGCAGATGGCAATAAAGGACCACTCTGTGGCAGAAGTACACCCCTGAAAAGGAAATGTTCTGTCCTCAATAATTCAGAGggtgaaattaaaaatcaggGTCTAGAAATGC is from Serinus canaria isolate serCan28SL12 chromosome 20, serCan2020, whole genome shotgun sequence and encodes:
- the OPRL1 gene encoding nociceptin receptor, which codes for MDPLFPAHMFEDPDLRKLLNDSSMLNLSFLPSNWFNNSTGDGFLPLSIKITIVVVYSIVCIVGLVGNCSVMYVIVRFTKMKTATNIYIFNLALADTLCLMTLPFQGTDTFLGFWPFGNVLCKIAISIDYYNMFTSTFTLTMMSVDRYIAICHPIKALDIRTPHKAKVVNVCIWALASVFGIPAMVMGSAENENNEIDCLIKLPSPVDYWDPVFGICVFLFSFMIPVLIITICYSLMIRRLKNVRVLSGSKEKDRNLRRITRMVLVVVAVFIVCWTPIQIFVLVQCLGAKAESELELAISCFCTALGYANSSLNPVLYAFLDENFKACFKKFCFPTAFRTELQMSNRMCSIAKDVAYACKNSEGTNNPA